A part of Aspergillus flavus chromosome 1, complete sequence genomic DNA contains:
- a CDS encoding S-adenosyl-L-methionine-dependent methyltransferase has translation MEQTGIEGQALAAWENHARSWDSTMGDDGNDYFSVLELPALKRMISGQKRNRALDLATGNGLVARWLAEEGFSVVATDGARAMLEHAKARTTLWYEEGRLDKGRKISFELLDVTNKDHWAQFTSSDNLLKDGFDVVAMNMGIMDVHDLEPLAASLTSLLKQDGCFVATVLHPLFFTSGARRQITVHEDPATGQRIIDRSILLSQYQNVAPARQLLFSNDSEHKPPLSFHRSFQDLFAPFFRAGLILDALEEVNFDDTFCEPSREYAARNFTEFPKILAFRLRLRPMHRS, from the exons ATGGAACAAACAGGCATAGAAGGTCAGGCTTTGGCAGCCTGGGAGAACCACGCTAGATCCTGGGATTCGACTATGGGTGATGACGGGAACGACTACTTCTCAGTCCTCGAATTGCCTGCCCTGAAAAGAATGATCAGTGGACAGAAGCGGAATCGAGCCTTGGACCTCGCAACGGGAAATGGCTTGGTTGCGCGATGgcttgctgaagaaggattctCTGTGGTGGCAACGGACGGCGCAAGAGCCATGCTAGAGCATGCAAAGGCGCGAACAACTCTCTGGTATGAGGAAGGAAGGTTAGACAAGGGGCGAAAGATCTCATTTGAACTTCTTGATGTGACCAACAAGGATCATTGGGCGCAATTTACTAGCAGTGATAACCTTCTG AAAGACGGATTTGACGTGGTTGCGATGAACATGGGAATTATGGACGTCCATGACCTTGAGCCATTAGCAGCATCCTTAACGTCCCTTCTGAAGCAAGACGGATG TTTCGTTGCCACTGTGCTTCACCCTCTATTCTTCACGAGCGGTGCAAGGCGCCAGATCACAGTCCATGAGGATCCCGCGACTGGCCAACGCATAATAGATCGGTCCATCCTCTTGAGTCAATATCAGAATGTTGCCCCGGCCCGGCAACTCTTATTTTCCAATGATAGCGAGCATAAGCCACCG CTCTCATTCCACAGGTCCTTCCAAGATCTGTTTGCCCCATTCTTTCGGGCAGGCCTCATCCTTGATGCTCTGGAGGAGGTGAACTTCGATGATACCTTCTGTGAGCCCTCGCGTGAATACGCCGCTAGGAATTTCACCGAATTCCCAAAGATACTCGCTTTTAGACTGAGATTGAGGCCTATGCATAGGAGTTAG
- a CDS encoding uncharacterized protein (of unknown function-domain containing protein): MRKMFSFLKNTLVPLLLLSQAGPGAAASPTYPTAPELSFLYTAYVKCEGTLMESRGPHGIRKAIPIVGGNFTGPHLSGEILDVGADWGLTDPQTNVFSADTRYNLRTHDGENIFIQTSGPKSPSGQLHLRLVFETGSEKYYWLNNVLAIGVLTNVEKTANSSLLRIDAWNFASDWNATTTSLIGTD; encoded by the exons ATGCGCAAAATGTTTTCATTCCTAAAAAACACTCTCGtgcctcttcttctcctttcccaAGCCGGGCCTGGAGCTGCGGCTTCACCTACGTATCCAACGGCACCCGAATTGAGCTTCCTCTACACAGCGTATGTGAAATGTGAAGGCACGCTTATGGAATCGCGTGGTCCTCATGGAATCCGCAAAGCGATCCCCATTGTCGGAGGGAATTTCACCGGTCCTCATCTGTCGG GGGAAATCCTCGATGTCGGCGCTGACTGGGGATTGACTGACCCCCAAACCAATGTGTTCTCAGCAGACACGCGCTACAACCTACGGACTCATGATGGCGAGAATATCTTCATTCAGACCTCGGGGCCGAAGTCTCCCTCTGGTCAGCTGCATCTCCGCTTGGTTTTCGAGACTGGCAGCGAGAAATACTACTGGTTGAATAATGTCCTTG CGATCGGTGTTTTGACCAACGTGGAGAAGACTGCCAACTCATCACTGCTTCGCATTGATGCATGGAAT TTTGCTTCGGACTGGAATGCCACGACAACGTCTCTAATTGGAACTGACTAG
- a CDS encoding fungal-specific transcription factor domain-containing protein has protein sequence MKPGPKIGSSQKKRKRLRQNETAQRRQMNSHLRTPPGPENGQRDSFFDALNDQLEKEELVLAVPADLTETTGIEARGSSQQRTSQLNTLDLAFILHPSHEVTTPSQKQSPSSPGGQQTDLCRQACTELGVSQASMNKIIRVFFDNMVAIDIFHEPSFAEKLSNIPSFCQLTALLAAIAGYATRFGALRTNDGASDAVQLAAKSHRQPAYFIDLAFKYINEALAECDDEMPPLCVIQALILATHCRLTQGVRGKAWRSLGLCVSLIYETNLHLLDSRKVIQTEDPHHWQQDEEKRRAFWAIWEMDVFASTIRRTPTTINWNQMEIWLPVDNAHWFSGHPASSCFMETDINKRWKALQDSGNQSSKAWFLVINSLMKNAQIACDPLGVPAISNQGYHQQMPNSQISTADSAMEARQKLETLANAVRCFTWALPSHLQYRDQYLAFGAPVQGEYDAFRSQNRPTETSGRHPSGDSAGRNTFGLLETENEARRQYYEAADRILGIVNRSCEDHVQHINPFLPSTIWLASAVQLVRKHFARAQSNRDLVKSRFDVLYLTYKRCVQFWDIQTALQKNLELIEEQLDARNKKLEVRACPTSHEASNQTSEDTGMINQSASDQDGHNVERGLNFDRTARQASQYIPETPSVPLTSSTPIDVRLDITAQNHAQKHPNQVPEEYMVPPNSHFLDTIYQLDQALDWPTFDFPGGIYDLLSG, from the exons ATGAAACCCGGGCCTAAAATCG GGTCgtcgcagaagaagagaaaacgcCTTCGACAGAATGAGACAGCCCAGAGACGACAGATGAACTCGCATTTGAGGACGCCACCCGGTCCGGAAAATGGCCAGCGGGATAGTTTTTTCGACGCATTGAATGATcagctggagaaagaagagttgGTCCTCGCCGTCCCCGCCGATCTTACTGAGACAACTGGGATTGAGGCGCGGGGAAGCTCGCAACAGCGAACCTCTCAGTTGAATACGCTTGATCTCGCTTTCATTTTACATCCATCACACGAGGTCACGACTCCCTCCCAAAAGCAGAGCCCGAGCTCCCCGGGCGGTCAACAGACAGATCTTTGCCGTCAAGCCTGCACCGAGCTAGGTGTCTCGCAAGCTTCCATGAATAAAAT CATCCGAGTTTTCTTCGACAACATGGTCGCTATTGATATCTTTCATGAGCCTTCGTTTGCCGAAAAGCTTTCGAATATCCCTTCGTTTTGTCAATTGACTGCCCTGCTGGCGGCCATAGCTGGGTATGCCACACGCTTTGGGGCCCTAAGGACCAACGACGGAGCTAGCGACGCAGTTCAGCTCGCAGCAAAGAGTCACCGACAGCCTGCGTACTTCATTGACCTTGCGTTCAAGTACATAAATGAGGCGCTCGCGGAATGTGACGATGAGATGCCGCCACTTTGCGTCATACAGGCTCTCATTCTTGCCACGCATTGTCGACTGACCCAGGGGGTCCGCGGAAAGGCGTGGAGATCGCTGGGATTGTGTGTCAGTTTGATATACGAAACAAACCTGCATCTTCTTGATTCCAGGAAGGTTATCCAAACGGAGGATCCCCACCACTGGCaacaagacgaagaaaaacgTCGTGCTTTTTGGGCCATCTGGGAAATGGATGTTTTTGCCAGTACTATCCGGCGGACGCCCACGACCATTAACTGGAACCAAATGGAAATATGGCTTCCAGTTGATAACGCTCACTGGTTCTCGGGCCACCCGGCTTCAAGTTGCTTTATGGAGACGGACATAAACAAACGTTGGAAGGCCTTGCAGGACAGTGGTAATCAGTCCTCGAAAGCGTGGTTCCTCGTGATTAATTCTCTCATGAAGAATGCCCAGATCGCCTGTGACCCACTAGGAGTGCCTGCCATAAGTAATCAGGGCTATCACCAACAAATGCCAAATAGCCAGATTTCCACAGCAGACTCGGCAATGGAGGCGCGTCAAAAACTGGAGACATTGGCAAACGCCGTACGCTGCTTTACTTGGGCTTTACCCAGCCATCTCCAGTATCGTGATCAATATCTGGCCTTTGGGGCGCCAGTACAAGGGGA ATATGACGCATTCAGATCTCAAAATCGTCCAACTGAAACCAGTGGCCGTCATCCTTCCGGAGACTCGGCGGGTCGGAATACTTTTGGTCTGCTCGAGACAGAAAATGAAGCGCGTCGACAGTATTACGAGGCAGCAGATCGTATTCTAGGAATAGTGAATCGGAGTTGCGAGGATCATGTTCAGCATATTAATCCATTTCTACCTAGTACCATCTGGCTTGCCTCGGCGGTGCAACTGGTCCGCAAACACTTTGCTCGAGCACAGTCCAATCGAGATCTAGTAAAGTCGCGCTTCGACGTTCTTTATCTGACCTACAAGCGATGCGTTCAATTTTGGGATATTCAAACCGCTCTCCAGAAGAACCTGGAGTTGATCGAGGAGCAACTGGACGCCAGGAATAAGAAACTGGAGGTTCGAGCTTGTCCAACCTCGCACGAAGCGTCAAATCAGACATCGGAAGACACCGGTATGATCAACCAGTCTGCCTCGGACCAAGACGGTCACAACGTAGAGCGCGGCCTGAATTTTGACCGGACAGCCCGACAAGCCTCTCAATATATACCCGAAACACCCAGTGTCCCGCTCACCAGTTCAACCCCGATTGATGTCAGATTAGACATTACAGCCCAAAACCATGCGCAAAAACACCC AAACCAGGTTCCAGAGGAATACATGGTGCCCCCAAATTCTCATTTCCTTGATACAATATATCAGCTCGACCAGGCCTTGGATTGGCCCACTTTTGATTTTCCTGGTGGAATATATGATTTACTTTCAGGATGA
- a CDS encoding isoflavone reductase family protein (unnamed protein product) — protein MASFKPRNILLFGATGNIGTYILQAILTARDEFDRIAIFTSQATAASKKDYLDDLKRTKNVEVLVGDVQDQDAVRKAYHGIDTVISALGRGAIASQIPLIRLADASPTVKWFLPSEYGTDIKYSPASAQEKPHQQKLKVRAFLENESPNEGVVSDLAYTYVVTGPYSDMYVHYAGNPIAGGWDVKAKKATLLGEDGNAKVSLTTMKDVGTLVLATLRHPSVAFNRALKVNSFTTTPAEVHAEFVRQTGGQPWTNVQYTPLSQLREAESEAWHAGKPEATVLTLRRIWTEGGTLYDQRDNALIGEPPVQTLEDVVAQEIRKSS, from the exons ATGGCTTCCTTCAAACCCAGAaacattcttctcttcggcgCCACTGGAAACATCGGCACATACATTTTGCAGGCCATTCTTACCGCACGGGACGAATTCGACCGGATCGCGATTTTCACGTCGCAGGCAACTGCGGCTTCCAAGAAAGATTACTTAGATGACCTGAAACGCACCAAGAATGTCGAAGTGCTCGTAGGGGACGTGCAGGACCAAGATGCCGTGAGAAAGGCTTATCATG GCATTGATACCGTCATCTCTGCATTGGGCCGGGGCGCAATAGCTTCCCAAATCCCCCTCATCCGTCTTGCCGACGCCTCTCCTACTGTGAAATGGTTCCTGCCCTCTGAATATGGCACAGACATTAAGTATTCCCCTGCTTCGGCGCAGGAAAAGCCGCATCAGCAGAAGTTAAAGGTGCGGGCGTTCTTGGAGAATGAGAGCCCCAACGAAGGGGTGGTGTCAGACTTGGCGTATACATATGTCGTTACAGGCCCGTATTCCGACATGTATGTGCACTACGCAGGTAATCCTATCGCGGGTGGATGGGACGTGAAGGCCAAGAAAGCCACACTGCTGGGAGAGGACGGAAACGCGAAAGTGAGTTTGACTACGATGAAAGA TGTTGGAACTCTCGTGTTGGCGACATTACGACACCCTTCCGTTGCTTTCAACCGCGCACTCAAGGTCAATTCGTTCACTACCACACCGGCCGAGGTTCATGCCGAGTTCGTGCGTCAGACAGGGGGTCAACCGTGGACCAATGTCCAGTACACCCCGCTGTCCCAGTTGCGTGAGGCAGAGTCCGAGGCCTGGCATGCGGGCAAGCCCGAAGCCACGGTATTGACACTCAGACGCATCTGGACCGAAGGAGGCACCTTATACGATCAACGAGACAACGCGTTAATCGGCGAGCCGCCAGTGCAGACACTGGAGGATGTGGTTGCCCAGGAAATCAGAAAATCGTCTTAA
- a CDS encoding putative actin-binding protein Fragmin (actin regulatory protein) — translation MAPHEGLVHPKEYDIKDSNVELIGSDLDHRVKYNSAATEPAWNNGQIGQEAGLWIWRIENFEVVPWPKNRAGEFYDGDSYIVLHSYKVGDEKLGHDIFFWLGSKTTQDEAGTAAYKTVELDEFLHGAATQHREIQQQPSEDFVSLFRRITIRSGGVASGFNHVEEEEPKEVTTLLRVFKHPGAGRIDSIIVYEVEPTWQSLDDKDVFVLDKGDKIWVWQGKTCSPMEKAKAAQVVNDMTLAKHVDVEVLSQLESRSKIFVDLLGGKEVDQLSFQAPRPVSFSKRSHDESGASRPSKLFRLSDASGTPSFNLVKDGGPVRRSDLDGNDVFLYDVGSRLWVWQGSGASEREKALWLKVAQAYVRHLQQDQNDSDAYLTPISKVVEGYESPAFLKWIEV, via the coding sequence ATGGCACCTCACGAAGGACTAGTGCACCCCAAGGAATATGACATCAAGGACAGCAATGTGGAGCTGATCGGATCCGATCTTGACCACCGCGTCAAGTATAATTCGGCAGCCACGGAGCCGGCCTGGAACAACGGTCAGATCGGACAGGAGGCCGGGCTGTGGATCTGGCGGATTGAGAACTTCGAAGTGGTGCCCTGGCCCAAGAACCGGGCCGGCGAGTTCTACGACGGGGACAGTTACATCGTGCTGCACTCCTACAAAGTCGGCGATGAAAAATTGGGCCACGATATCTTTTTCTGGCTCGGCAGCAAAACAACCCAAGACGAGGCGGGCACTGCGGCGTACAAGACCGTTGAGCTGGATGAATTCCTGCACGGAGCGGCGACCCAGCATCGTGAAATTCAGCAACAGCCATCGGAGGATTTCGTGTCCCTGTTCCGTCGCATCACCATCCGGTCCGGTGGTGTGGCTTCAGGATTTAACCacgtggaggaagaggaaccCAAGGAGGTGACGACTTTGCTTCGTGTTTTCAAGCACCCAGGCGCCGGCCGGATTGACTCGATCATTGTCTACGAGGTGGAACCTACTTGGCAGAGCCTCGACGACAAAGATGTCTTTGTCTTGGACAAGGGCGACAAGATCTGGGTTTGGCAGGGGAAGACCTGCAGCCCCATggaaaaggccaaggccgCTCAAGTTGTTAACGACATGACGCTGGCGAAACACGTCGATGTGGAGGTTTTATCTCAACTGGAGTCGCGGTCAAAGATCTTCGTCGACCTGTTAGGCGGCAAGGAGGTGGACCAGCTGTCTTTCCAGGCTCCACGTCCTGTGTCATTCTCCAAGCGATCCCATGATGAGAGCGGCGCCTCGCGCCCATCCAAGTTATTCCGGCTGAGCGACGCCTCGGGGACGCCCTCATTCAATCTTGTCAAGGATGGTGGACCAGTTCGTCGGTCGGACCTGGACGGAAACGATGTATTCCTCTACGACGTTGGTAGTCGACTCTGGGTCTGGCAAGGATCGGGTGCCAGTGAACGCGAGAAGGCGTTGTGGCTGAAAGTCGCTCAGGCTTATGTTCGTCATCTGCAACAAGATCAGAATGACTCCGACGCATACCTGACCCCGATTTCGAAAGTTGTGGAAGGCTACGAAAGTCCAGCATTCCTGAAATGGATCGAGGTTTAG
- a CDS encoding putative short-chain dehydrogenase, with protein sequence MLSRRLGIARLYARRSAPATTSLRWNAVRPPVSCATCIAKRSLAGQAHLKEKLPSTEKSRERFREFSLAGKVFAVTGGARGLGLSMAEALVEAGGQVYCLDRLPEPDEEFRAAEARANPDFGGSLHYRCMDVTDDANTEAVIADIGAQQNRLDGLIAAAGINHVASAIDHRPKNVDDVIHINYTGVFRSAVSAAKVMLDRKCHGSILLVASMSGIVANKGMASAIYNSSKAAVIQLTRSLAMEWSEAKEDGTGGIRVNCLCPGHIETPMAKMVMEKDPDTRALWESENMMKRLARPEEFRGITLLLMSDASSFMTGSTVVVDGGHTAW encoded by the exons ATGCTGTCGCGACGTCTTGGCATAGCCCGTTTATACGCACGGCGTAGTGCTCCCGCTACCACGAGCTTGAGATGGAATGCCGTTAGACCACCGGTCAGCTGTGCAACATGTATAGCAAAGCGGTCTCTGGCTGGTCAGGCGCATCTGAAGGAGAAACTGCCAAGTACTGAGAAGAGCCGGGAGCGATTCCGGGAGTTCTCACTGGCAGGCAAGGTTTTTGCTGTGACGGGCGGAGCACGGGGGCTGGGGTTGTCTATGGCCGAGGCCTTGGTCGAAGCGGGTGGACAAG TCTACTGCCTGGACAGACTACCTGAACCAGACGAGGAATTCCGCGCGGCCGAAGCACGCGCCAACCCGGACTTCGGGGGCTCACTACACTACCGCTGCATGGACGTGACGGACGATGCAAACACCGAAGCTGTCATCGCCGACATTGGAGCGCAGCAGAACCGTCTCGACGGCCTGATTGCAGCCGCGGGTATAAACCACGTCGCTAGCGCAATCGACCACCGACCCAAGAACGTTGACGACGTCATCCACATCAACTACACGGGCGTCTTTCGCAGTGCGGTTTCAGCCGCGAAGGTAATGCTAGACCGGAAATGCCACGGCTCGATTCTCCTCGTGGCAAGTATGAGCGGCATCGTTGCCAACAAGGGCATGGCGTCTGCTATCTATAATTCGTCAAAAGCGGCAGTCATCCAGTTGACGCGTAGTCTGGCCATGGAGTGGTCtgaagccaaagaagatgGCACAGGGGGAATCCGTGTAAACTGTCTTTGTCCCGGGCATATTGAAACACCGATGGCAAAGAtggtgatggagaaggatcCAGATACACGGGCACTTTGGGAGTCCGAAAACATGATGAAAAGGTTAGCAAGGCCGGAGGAGTTTAGAGGCATCACTCTGTTACTTATGAGCGATGCTTCGAGCTTCATGACTGGCAGCACTGTGGTGGTTGATGGGGGTCATACGGCCTGGTAG